The segment ACCAGCAACAATTGTCTTAAACCCAGCAAAACACCCAGAGTAAGATGTACATCTAATTCTTCTCTGGCTTTACCTTTCAATGCTTCTGCAAAAAAGCCAGCACCATATTTCAGAAATTTAAAATTCAAGCTGCGTTGAGGATTATGCGCTTTTGCATGCCTGTTCAAGGCTTGAGCCGATAACACAAAATCCTGCGCAACAAAGGCATGAAACGCCTTCGTATCAAAGATGACAGCGGTATTCTTAAAAAACCCTGTTAAGAAGCGACCTGAATTGTCTGCTATCGCTTGCTGATAGGTCTTCTTAGTCTCACCTACTGTATTGAGATAGATGTCTTCATCTAAAGCCCCTTTGGGTAAATCGCCTTTTTCGGTCAGAAGCACATGTCTACCAGTATTATTGAGTGCTTGAAACTGTAAACCTGGCAAATCGCAGATATAAACTTCTTGATTTAATGCGAATCGTATCGTGCTTAAGTTGGGATAGCCACCATATTGTATAGCCACATCTTTGCCAACAATCACACAATGCTTTACTAAATCTCTTAAGGCAATAACGGTTGCTTCTGAGATATCTGGATACTGAGAAAAGTTTATTATTCCGGTTGTATTGACGCTTTCAGCGCGTGCAATAGCAACCAAATCAATCAAGGTCATGGTTTTATTAATGGTGTAATAACACTTTGATTCACCTACGTTGAATCGCATGTCTTGCAACTCAGCGCTTACTTTTTCAAGAGCTGTTTTTACCCAAAGTGGTGCAAAAATTGTAACCTCAGGATCTTTGGCAAGTTGAGTTAATGCTTGCTTGGTTCGCAGCTGGATAAAGCCCTGTTTAGACATAATAGAACCTCATTTCAAAAAGTCAGAATTATAGCTATTTAATGTGGTAATGTATATATCTTATTTAGGGTGAAGATGCACAAATATTTCAAAAAGAAACGCTGCGGTTGCGAGAAGCGTAGGGTAGGCAAAGCAAAGCGTATTTTCACCTTTCAATCAAAATATAGGACAGCCAGTATCTCAAAATCTCACACACATGCCATCGATTTTAAGTTGTCTGATTATCTAGAACTCGTTGATTATACGGGACGAGTGATGCAGCAGGCTCTATTCCAGAGCATTTAGCCCCCATCTTAACCAGACTACAATTTGAACCTCAAAACTGGATTTCATTAGTCAAAAATTTAGGCAAGAGCTTCTCTCATGTAGTAGGAAGTGAAATCTTGATGCTTAATTTTGGCAAAGAAGGTAGGAAAGGCTTAAAGGGCATCACCCAGGCAAAGAAAGTCTATTCTAATACACACATCGCTTAGTTCAATTCTTCATTCAACTGTCGTTTTGACTCTCTTTTGCATATTAAGCAGGATTACTGCAGTTATTTCTTATCCTCAATGAAAAATTCAGGCATGTTCCTCATTTTCTTTTTCTAAAGAGCGGATTATATTGGCTGTCCTAAATCTTACTTCCTAAATCTTAAAGGCGCCAAGTCTTGAGCAACGGAATGTACATAAAAGTACATGAGGATTGCGAAATGACGCAGACAACAACGCCTACAGTTGATTTACGAAGAACTCGCTAGTTTAGTTTATTGCGTACCCCATCCCCATACGCCTTATCAATCTTGTCAAAAAGCGCCAGCTGCCTATCTACAATAGATTTAGGTACACCTTGCATTGCTTCTGCTAAATTACTAAACAACCTCTCTTTTTGGGCATCATCAAAGAGATTAAATAAAGCTCTGGGTTGAGAGAAATCATCATTACCTTCACGGTGATTATATCTATCAGCATCTCCATCAATGGCTAAAGGAGGCTCTCTAAATTGCGTATGCTCCACAGGACCATTAAAAGAATTCGGCTCATAATAAGCATCTGGACTTGGCATATTTTCAAAAAACCGCATGGAACCATCTTTGTGGTAGTGATTCACTGGGCAATGCGGTTTATTGACAGGCAATGCTTCATAATGCGTTCCTAAACGATAACGATGCGCATCAGCATAAGAGAAAATTCTGGCTTGTAACATTTTATCTGGAGAAAAACTAACGCCCGGAATAATATTCGAAGGTGACAAAGCAAGTTGCTCAATGTCTGAAAAATAATTATCCGGGTTTCGATTCAGCTCAATCTCTCCCACTTCAATCAATGGAAAATCAGCATGCGGCCACACTTTCGTTAAATCAAAAGGATTAAAGGCGGTTTGTTTTGACTGCGCTTCTGTCATTACTTGAATAAAAAAGGTCCACTTAGGAAAGTCTTTTTTCTCAATGGCATAATATAAATCTTCTTGTGTTGATTCTCGTGTCTTACCAACCACTTCTGCTGCTTCTTTATTAGTAAAATGCTTATGCCCTTGCTGAGTTTTGAAATGAAATTTTACCCAAACACGTTCATTTTTCGCATTGATAAAACTGTAGGTATGAGAGCCATAACCATTTACATGACGAACACCAACTGGCAAACCCCGATCAGAAAATAATATGGTCAACTGATGCAAAGATTCTGGAGAAAGTGACCAGAAATCCCACATAGCAGTTGCAGAACGCATATTGGTTTTAGGATGTCGTTTCTGCGTATGAATAAAATCAGGGAATTTGTAAGGATCGCGAACAAAAAATACTGGCGTATTATTGCCGACAATATCCCAATTGCCTTCTTCTGTATAAAATTTAATCGCAAAGCCACGCACATCTCGCTCTGCATCCGCTGCACCCAACTCACCAGCCACGGTAGAGAATCGCATCACCAGATCGGTTTTTTTACCAACGCTTGAAAATAATTTTGCCTTTGTATACTTACTAATATCATGCTTTACAGTCAATGTACCAAAAGCGCCCCATCCCTTTGCGTGCACAACACGCTCAGGAATACGTTCACGATTCTGATGCGCAAGCTTTTCAATAAGTTGATAATCTTGCATAAGTACAGGGCCTCTTGAACCTGCCGTTATCGAATTTTGATTATCACTAATGGGGTTACCAGCGGTTGTGGTTAAAATTTTCTTATCTGATGGCATATTCTACTCCGTTAGAATTAATTTTTTATAAATTAATCAACAAAGTCTAATACAGATACACAGCAAAAGATACCACACCAAAGGCTCCCAGCATGGGAGCTTTAATCTCTGATTTTCCTTTTTTGCACCGCACTCAATGATACAGCCATCCTTTCTTTGCAATTGATTTGTTTGCGTGACTGAGCCGTACTAGATAATGTTAGGCAATTGCCGTATTAACCTTTTGAAATGGGTGTCCAATGACTTCGTTCACACGTATCAGCCTCGAGCAATTACCTAAAGCAGAATTACATGTTCACCTTGAAGGCGGAACATTACGTGCTTCGAAACTCATAGAACTGGCCGACAAGCATGGCTTACCTAAACCAACTCTCATATTTGGAGAGAACAATAACCTAAAATTTGCAGATCATGATTTCTTAGATTTTCTTAAAGTATATGATTTAGCTGCATCTTATATATTAACCGAACAAGACATTGAAGAAGTCACTTATGAATATTTAGAGCAATGTGCCAAACAAGGTACGCTTTATGTTGAACTCACATGTTCACCGGATCACGTAACACAAAATCGAAAAACCTACACAGATATACATCAAACTCTAGCACCAGAACAAAACACAGATCTTAAAGCTGCGTTTAGAGCAACACTGGCAAGAGCACTGCAAGAGAAGTACAAAACGCTACCCAATATTGATTATGCTCAATTTATAGCGGCTGTCGTACGCGGCATTGACAGAGCCAATGCACAATATGGCATTGAAGCACGCATCTTGATTGTTCTGCTCAGACACAATGGCAAAGAACATTGCCATACAACAATACAAAATATGCTTGATTACCCCCACCCTTATGTTGTTGGAATTAATTTAGCTGGCAATGAAACAGATTTTCCACCGACACTCTTTGTAGAACATTATCAAAAAGCAAAAAAGGCAGGCTATAAGCTAACAGCCCATGTCGGCGAACATACAGGTGCAGAATATATTAAGGAAGCGGTTGACATACTAGCGCTAGATAGAATCGGACATGGTACAAGTGCTTTCTTAGATACAACACTGATTGCAACTTTAGTTGATAAAAAAATAGGCATAGAAGCGAATATCACCAGCAATTTAGCACTCACAAATATTAAAGATGTTACCTCACATCCTTTTAAATTATTCTTAGATGCTGACATACTGGTGTCACTGAATACAGACGACCCAACCTATTTCAACACAGATATCGGTCGCGAATATGAAAAGGCTAAGAGCGCTTGGAATTTAAAAGACGAAGACTTACTCAAAATTACTCGAAATGCAATTCAAAGTGCTTTTTGTGAAGTTTCATTAAAAACAAAATTATTAGCAAGCATTGACTTATACGAAGCAGCGCGAGAAACTTTCAAACATGTCTTAGCATTGAATGATCGCTTTCTTTATTCAATGTTCATGAAATATCTCTTAGAAGCTACACAGCCTTCTCTAGAAACTTATCTACGCTTGCAAGCACAAAATCCAAAAGCATATGATTGCAAAGTGCTGGTTCAAAAACACATTGCCTATGAGCAAGCCTGTGAGCAACACAATAAATACATCCAATCCACAAAAATGCAACTAAGCAACCACAGCCATATAAAAAGTCAAAAGCCTAATAAAAAAACAGTGTCAATCTGATAAAAAGCATCTACAATCTCAGCTTTTCTCTTTGAGATCTGGCCTATCAGCAAAGATAGGCCAATGCGCTTTGAACTAAACATCTTTGTTTTTTGTCATTCTGTCATAAATATAAATAAGCATACAAAATGGAAATAGACTTTAGCGGTTTATTAACAGGCTTCGTTGCAAGCATCAGCCTCATTATGGCAATTGGTGTGCAAAATGCATTTATACTGAAGCAAGGGCTAAAAAGGCAGCATCTTTTTCTGATCGCTTTCACCTGCTCTCTCTGCGATTCTATTCTCATTGTCTTGGGTGTATCCGGTATTGAAATTCTCACCAATGACTATCCCATGCTCACAAAATTTATGGAATGGGGCGGTGCTTTGTTTTTGCTTGCGTATGGCTTGCGGTCTTTTTGGAGTGTTTTCCATCCGCATATACTTGTAGCCTCACTTGAGAATGCGCTCCCCACCAGCAAAATGTCAACATTGCTTGCATTATTAGGCTTTACCTTTTTAAACCCACATACTTATATAGATACTTTTTTGCTTTTAGGCACAATTGGTGCCGAACAAGAACCACACGAACAACTCTATTTTATGATAGGCGCTGTAGCAGCATCTGTCACATGGTTCTTTAGCCTCACTTATGGCGCGAGTAAGCTCGTCCACTTTTTAAAAGTCCACGCGCTTGGCAAGTATTAGACAGCATCATGGGTTGTATCATGATAGGTATTGCAATAAAACTCTTTCTTTAATATCTAAGGCCATTGCTTCCCAAACGATAGCGTTTTAGGGGAAAAATGGTGCAAATACATCATATATACCAATTTTAAGCTTGCATCCTTAACTTCTTATTTGATAGAGTGGTTAGCTCAATTTCAGTAGGTGCCCCATATGATTTCTTTTTACAATGAAGAAGCAATAACCAGCATTCAAAATGATGCATATAATTCATTTTCACTGTTAGATCAATATGATGGAGAGATAGGCACCTGCAAAAAAATGATAGATCTCGGAAAATTTAAAGCCGAATATCAAAACTTCGCACTGGTCTACAGTCGATATCTTCATGAAGCCAACCAAACCATTGTGCGTAATGAAAAAGAGTATTTAAACTATTTGTCTGAAAAAAACTATCCTGTAGTTACAGTCTATGGCAACGCATTTGTCGTGGAACAAAAATTAGAACAACCTAGGCTCGCCATGCTTATGCAATATATCCCTGGCGTGTTTATTGAAGCAAAAACAGCAGCACCACTCAATATATTGATCTTGGCTGCATTATTAGGAATTCCAGCACGCGCGCATCAAGAAGCATGGCTGGCGCTCAATCAAAATCACTTAGCAGCAAACATTATCCAAGCAATGGATCAACCTCAAAATTTCTCACAACTGCAAGAAAAGGCAAATATACTTGCAAAAAATTTCCAAGCCCTCATCCAAAAGATGGAGCAAGATCAAATTATGATCTGCGATCTGCAAATGATTATTTCAAAAGATGGGCGCTTAACCATCATTGATCCACTTGATATTGTGGATTATAGCAGCGCAAAATCTTTATTTAAGAATGAGATTCAAGACCCTACCCCTGATTTACGACAATTTCTTCAACACACAAAGAGCTGGCTAAAAAACGCCCTTGACTTTTGTCAAACTATTGCCCAATCCTCAACACCCACAGATCTACATGCCTTCGTCAGTGTAACGCCAAAAGCTCTAACATTTCAGCATGATGCGATGACACAAAAGAAAAAAGCGAGATCACGCGTAGAGATGCTCAGAGGCACCGAAACAAATACTCCCCTCTCTTCGTTATCAATTACAAACAAAATGTAATTTATTTAATCCCTAAAAGAAGTTCTATTTTTTGCTTCATATACACTATTGTGAATAGGTGGATAGTTTTCTTGATCGCTTGCATTATCAATATGCAATGAAGAAAAAATGAGTGGTACTATGTGATCAGAAGAAGAATTTAAGTCAACAATGGCACTCTCCTCACTCATTTGGCCTATATTCAGTTCTGCAAAGGGTCTTACACTATCTAACCTTGAAGGTATCACATGAGCAGACTGACGAAGAGAGGATTGGCTTCTCATTTCTTTATTTCTTTTCTCAAGCATATTTCTTCCCATCAAGCCTTTAAGTAATGATGTGGGTTTACGAGCAGGCGCACGTTCAGATGGCTGCATATTTAAAACAATTTCCAACAATTCAGATACAGAAGCAGCTGCCATTATACTGGCACACCATGCGATGGATCTTTTCAACATATTTTTCCCATCGTGTAATTGTTTAATAAAGTCTACATTATCAAGAACAGTGTCATCATAAATGCTTTTATATTGCCAATTATTTAATGAGCCACTATTTATATTTTCTATTTCTACAACATCAACAGGATCAATAATAAAAACCTCACCCTCTTGAGTAACCATTAACTGCAAGTCAGAAATCATAATCCGTTTTTCTTCAGAAACATTTAGAATATCCAGCAATTTATTGTGAAGCCTCTCTGCAAATAATTGTGCTTTCCCAAAAGCAGACTCATCGTCAATCAATTTTGCTTTAACTTCTTCTTCAATTTTATTTTTCTGTAAAACCCATCCTTCGCCATGTGGTATGGTAACGCCAAAGGCAAGGCTAAATAACTTATTTTGTGCCGATT is part of the Candidatus Berkiella cookevillensis genome and harbors:
- a CDS encoding catalase, which translates into the protein MPSDKKILTTTAGNPISDNQNSITAGSRGPVLMQDYQLIEKLAHQNRERIPERVVHAKGWGAFGTLTVKHDISKYTKAKLFSSVGKKTDLVMRFSTVAGELGAADAERDVRGFAIKFYTEEGNWDIVGNNTPVFFVRDPYKFPDFIHTQKRHPKTNMRSATAMWDFWSLSPESLHQLTILFSDRGLPVGVRHVNGYGSHTYSFINAKNERVWVKFHFKTQQGHKHFTNKEAAEVVGKTRESTQEDLYYAIEKKDFPKWTFFIQVMTEAQSKQTAFNPFDLTKVWPHADFPLIEVGEIELNRNPDNYFSDIEQLALSPSNIIPGVSFSPDKMLQARIFSYADAHRYRLGTHYEALPVNKPHCPVNHYHKDGSMRFFENMPSPDAYYEPNSFNGPVEHTQFREPPLAIDGDADRYNHREGNDDFSQPRALFNLFDDAQKERLFSNLAEAMQGVPKSIVDRQLALFDKIDKAYGDGVRNKLN
- the add gene encoding adenosine deaminase; amino-acid sequence: MTSFTRISLEQLPKAELHVHLEGGTLRASKLIELADKHGLPKPTLIFGENNNLKFADHDFLDFLKVYDLAASYILTEQDIEEVTYEYLEQCAKQGTLYVELTCSPDHVTQNRKTYTDIHQTLAPEQNTDLKAAFRATLARALQEKYKTLPNIDYAQFIAAVVRGIDRANAQYGIEARILIVLLRHNGKEHCHTTIQNMLDYPHPYVVGINLAGNETDFPPTLFVEHYQKAKKAGYKLTAHVGEHTGAEYIKEAVDILALDRIGHGTSAFLDTTLIATLVDKKIGIEANITSNLALTNIKDVTSHPFKLFLDADILVSLNTDDPTYFNTDIGREYEKAKSAWNLKDEDLLKITRNAIQSAFCEVSLKTKLLASIDLYEAARETFKHVLALNDRFLYSMFMKYLLEATQPSLETYLRLQAQNPKAYDCKVLVQKHIAYEQACEQHNKYIQSTKMQLSNHSHIKSQKPNKKTVSI
- a CDS encoding LysE/ArgO family amino acid transporter, whose translation is MEIDFSGLLTGFVASISLIMAIGVQNAFILKQGLKRQHLFLIAFTCSLCDSILIVLGVSGIEILTNDYPMLTKFMEWGGALFLLAYGLRSFWSVFHPHILVASLENALPTSKMSTLLALLGFTFLNPHTYIDTFLLLGTIGAEQEPHEQLYFMIGAVAASVTWFFSLTYGASKLVHFLKVHALGKY